In Stenotrophomonas bentonitica, the genomic stretch CAACTACTTCGAGAACGTGCCCACCACCGCGCTGGACATGGCGCTGTGGATGGAGTCCGACCGCATGGGCCACCTGCTCGGCGCGATCGACCAGGCCGCGCTCGACGAACAGCGCGGCGTTGTCCAGAACGAAAAGCGCCAGGGCGAGAACCAGCCCTATGGCCAGGTGTGGGACAAGCTCAGCCGTTCGATGTACCCCGAGGGCCACCCGTACCACCACGGCGTGATCGGCTCGATGAACGACCTCAACGCGGCCTCGCTGGAAGACGTCAAGAACTGGTTCCGCACCTGGTACGGCCCGAACAACGCGGTGCTGGTGCTGGCCGGCGACATCGACGTGGCCACCGCGAAGGAAAAGGTCGCGCGCTATTTCGGCGACATCCCGGCCGGTCCGAGCATGGCCCAGCCCAAGGTCAACGTGGCCAAGCGTGAGAAGTCCACCCGCGAGACCATGACCGACAAGGTGCCGCAGGCGCGCATCTATCGCGTGTGGAACGTTGCCCAGACCGGCACCCCCGACATCGACCAGCTGCAGCTGTTCGCGCAGGTGCTGGGCGGGGCCAAGTCCTCGCGCCTGGACCAGCGCCTGCTGCACCAGGACAAGCTGGTGGACAACATCAGCGCCGGTGCCTACACCTCGCAGCTCGGCTCGAACTTCGTGATCATGGCCACGGTGAAGCAGGGCGTGGACCCAGCCAAAGTCGAAGCGATCATCGACGAGGAAGTGCGCCGCCTGGTAGCCGACGGCCCCACTGCCGATGAACTGAGCCGCGGCAAGACCGCATTCCGCGCCGGCTTCATCCGTGGCATCGAGCGCATCGGCGGGTTCGGCGGCAAGGCCGACGCGCTGGCCGAATGCGCCGTGTTCGAAGGCGACCCGGGCTGCTTCCGCCAATCGTTGGCCAACATCGACGCAGCCAGCGCGGCCGACGTGCGCGCCGCCGGCGCCAAGTGGCTGGGCGCGGGCGACCACACCCTGGTGGTGGAACCGGGCGCGCGCGTGGCGCTGCCGGAACTGCCCTCGGCCACCCCGAAGCCGTTCACCGTGCCGGCCGTGGACCCGAAGTTCACCAGCACCGCCAGCCAGGTCGACCGCAGCACCGGCGTGCCGCAGACCAAGACCTTCCCGGAACTGAAGTTCCCGCAGCTGCACCGCGCCACGCTGAAGAACGGCACCCAGGTGATCCTGGCCGAACGCCACGACATTCCGGTGGTGCAGTTCAGCTATGAATTCCCCGGTGGCTTCACCGCCGACCAGGGCCGCAAGTCCGGCACCGCCAACTTCACCATGGACCTGATGGGCGAGGGCGCCGGCAAGCTGGGCGCACTGCCGTTCGCCGACGCGGCCGATGCGCTGGGCGCCAACCTGGGCGCCTCGGCGTCGCTGGACAGCGCCAGCGTGTACCTCTCGGCGCTGAAGGAAAACCTGGCGCCGTCGCTGGCCCTGTATGCCGACATGCTGCGCGCGCCGCGCTTCGACCAGAGCGAGATCGACCGGGTCAAGGCGACCTGGATCGCCGGCATCCAGCAGGAGAAGGTCAATCCCAGCGCCGCCGCCATGCGCGTGCTGCCGCCGCTGCTGTACGGCGCCGGCCACCCGTACGCCATTCCGTTCACCGGCAGCGGCAATGAAGCCGACATCCAGTCGCTCACCCGCGAAGACCTGGTCGACTTCCACCGCGACGCGCTGCGTCCGGAGCAGGGCACCCTGATCGTGGTGGGCGACACCACCCTGAAGGAAATCGTGCCGCTGCTGGAGCGCCAGTTCGGCAACTGGAAGAGCACTGGCCCCGCCCCGCAGCTCAAGCCGCTGGTCGATGTGGCCCGCCCGGCCAAGGCCCGCGTGTACCTGATCGACCAGCCCGGCGCGGTGCAGGCCAACCTGTACGCCGGCCAGGTGGTGCCCTCCACCATGGACCCGGGCGCGACCCGCTTCGACATCGCCAACGGCGTGCTCGGCGGCGACTTCACCTCGCGCCTGAACATGAACCTGCGCGAGGAGAAGCACTGGTCCTACGGCGCCCGCACCATGGCCAGCAGCACCCTGGGCCAGCGCCCGTGGATGGGCATGGCGCCGGTGCAGATCGACAAGACCGCCGATGCGATGAAGGAAATGCAGAAGGAGATCGCCGACTTCGCCTCTGGCGCCGAAGCGATCACCCCGGCGGAAGTGACCCGCATCCGCAACATCCAGAACCTGAGCCTGCCGGGCGCCTATGAGACCGCCAACGCGGTGATGGGCACCATCAGCGGCATCGTCCGCTACCAGCGCCCGGACGACTACGTGTTCAAGCGCAAGGCCGAGATCGAGGCGATGACCCCGGCCCAGGTGCAGCAGGCTGCCGCCACCCTGGATCCGAAGACCCTGACCTGGGTGGTGGTGGGCGACCTGAAGCAGACCGAAGCCCCGGTGCGCGCGCTGAACCTGGGCGAGGTGGTGGTGATCGACGCCGACGGGAAGCCGGTGAAGTAACGCCGGTTGGGGTGATTTCGGGTTTTTCTAAACGCCGGTAGGGATGTTGCGACCGGCGTTTTTGTTGGCTTCGGACCCTTGCGCCGCGCTCCGCGCGGTGCCCGGCTGGGGCCGGGCGCTACGAATTGCTACGGGGTGGTTGGGATCTGGATAAACCAACCCGGGGTCCGGACATCGATCCCCATCCACCCCACATTCATTCCGTTCAGGCAAACTCCGTTGCATGACCTTGCCGAGCCTTCACACCATGCGCATTCTGCTTATTTCTGCCCTCGTCCTTGCGACCTCCGCCTGCACCTGGGTGCCGATCGAACCGGTGGGCAAGGCGGTGCGGGTGCTGCCGGCCGGGCCGGTGCCGACCGGCTGCATCGACAAGGGCGAGGTGGTGGTGACCGTGAAGAGCAAGGTCGGCTTCTACAACCGCAACCCGCTGCGCGTGCAGGAAGAGCTGGAAACCCTGGCCCGCAACGAGGCCCCCAGCGCCTCGGCCAACGCCGTCCAGGCCTCCGGC encodes the following:
- a CDS encoding M16 family metallopeptidase, producing the protein MTAQLRPRAALLAVALSAALGSLAPAPLMAKPAQVAKVDIPFEEFTLPNGLRVVVHTDRKAPIVAVNIWYHVGSKDEPAGRTGFAHLFEHLMFQGSENHAGEYFEPFKQVGVTGQNGTTNTDRTNYFENVPTTALDMALWMESDRMGHLLGAIDQAALDEQRGVVQNEKRQGENQPYGQVWDKLSRSMYPEGHPYHHGVIGSMNDLNAASLEDVKNWFRTWYGPNNAVLVLAGDIDVATAKEKVARYFGDIPAGPSMAQPKVNVAKREKSTRETMTDKVPQARIYRVWNVAQTGTPDIDQLQLFAQVLGGAKSSRLDQRLLHQDKLVDNISAGAYTSQLGSNFVIMATVKQGVDPAKVEAIIDEEVRRLVADGPTADELSRGKTAFRAGFIRGIERIGGFGGKADALAECAVFEGDPGCFRQSLANIDAASAADVRAAGAKWLGAGDHTLVVEPGARVALPELPSATPKPFTVPAVDPKFTSTASQVDRSTGVPQTKTFPELKFPQLHRATLKNGTQVILAERHDIPVVQFSYEFPGGFTADQGRKSGTANFTMDLMGEGAGKLGALPFADAADALGANLGASASLDSASVYLSALKENLAPSLALYADMLRAPRFDQSEIDRVKATWIAGIQQEKVNPSAAAMRVLPPLLYGAGHPYAIPFTGSGNEADIQSLTREDLVDFHRDALRPEQGTLIVVGDTTLKEIVPLLERQFGNWKSTGPAPQLKPLVDVARPAKARVYLIDQPGAVQANLYAGQVVPSTMDPGATRFDIANGVLGGDFTSRLNMNLREEKHWSYGARTMASSTLGQRPWMGMAPVQIDKTADAMKEMQKEIADFASGAEAITPAEVTRIRNIQNLSLPGAYETANAVMGTISGIVRYQRPDDYVFKRKAEIEAMTPAQVQQAAATLDPKTLTWVVVGDLKQTEAPVRALNLGEVVVIDADGKPVK
- a CDS encoding DUF4156 domain-containing protein — its product is MRILLISALVLATSACTWVPIEPVGKAVRVLPAGPVPTGCIDKGEVVVTVKSKVGFYNRNPLRVQEELETLARNEAPSASANAVQASGLPADGSQRFKAFQCPPR